The genomic segment cactgagcacaggCATATCTTGATCACACTGCTTCACTTTTGTTCCAAGTTACGCTTAGCAAGGATAAGCATGCAGGAGTGACACAGTGGTCTGCAGGTGAGCATTGCTTGGGTTTAGAAGGGAGCAAAAGAAGTGCCTTAAAGAACAGATCTGATGTGATGCTGCCAAATAGCTCCTTGTCTGAACTACCACAGATTGTGTATATTTTGCTCTGGACTGAAGGCAGCATGTTGTTCATTACAGCATCTTGCATGGGGATTTGGCTGCGCGGTGACTCATCCCAACGCCGTCGTGTTGGACAAGGAGAAGGATTACTCAGAAACGTTAGGGCTTGTGCTCTCTTATCATAACAAGAATAAAATATACCCAAAGCAAACACTGACAAGAGGCTTTGAGCTGATGTGTAGAGATTAGACGTCTCAGGTGTTaagaagaagaacaaaaccaaaaaatgcCGTTGCATGTCGTGCCTGTGACCCAGGCGAGGAGCAAACCCACGTGCACTATTCCTTGCTCCCTCTGATTCctctttttatgtttaaaaaataaacactgagaagaacaaaacagattcATTTCCACCACTCCAGTTGGCACTGATGGAATTATCTGAATGCACGGTGCTTTAAATGAAACACCTGCTTTCCAAAGAACTGCCCGCGTTATACATTAACCATTGCTGCTGGCCCTCCCAGGACGTGTGCCAAGCAGGACTGATGGCTGCTGGAGCTGTATATCCCATGGCTTTGGGTTTATCCAACACCCTGCAGTCTTGTTCAACCCAAGTGAGCCCACCTCGTCCAGCctgccatcagctctgcaggaagaatttattctccCCTACAGATAAGCTGGGGAGATTCCTTCTGTGATGGTGTTGGCTGCAAATCctaaattaggaaaaaaaaccctgggAAGATCCTAACTTGAATGGAAAGATAcgcttttttctcctcttaaaaTCTTAATTGCTTACAGACATCTTCCCTTCTGAAAGTTCCTTAAAGACGGCGATAATGAGACGAAAACATAGGCTTACATTGCTAGCAATTAAACCATGAAAGCTTTTCCTACCTGCAGAACCTGGGCATACCCATACGTTGCAGCAAGGTGCAGAGCTGACTGCCCTTTGTTGTCTACAGCATTGACATCTGCTCCTGCCTGGATCAAATCGTGGACGATCGCTGGCTGCCGGGCAGTGACGGCCACCAGGAGCGGGGTCtggaatggcagcacagcagagagccCTGAGAGTCTGGAAGGAGATGTGagcataaaaaaagaaagggagaggcAGGCTGGGTCGGATGGGATCTAGAAGGCCAAGGGTTGTGGTGCACAAGCCGAGGGGAGCTCACAGGCAGATTTAGAGCCCATGGCACCGTGAGTGAGGGGCActtccagctcctgctgagctcTCCTGCCCTAATTCAGATGGCAAATCAAGTGCAGCGCTTTCAGAGTGCCAGAGCAAGGCATAGCAACTGCTCAGAGCTACTCCTGCAGTAACAGGGAGGCTGAAGGGGATTTTCACAGCATTGGCTGCTCTCAGCCACGCAGCCTGCGCCATcccaaatgctgctgtttgcaggagGTGCTCAGCATTACCTTTCCTCTGTGTTCCTTGGCATCGAGTCTCCGCAGCTCCTTCATGCGCTCTGCAGCTGCCAACGTAAACGCCCTCATACCTTTAGCTGCATAAATATGTAGAATTCTAAGACAGTAAATAAAGACATCGATCACTGCTTGGCCATGGATCACCCTGGAAGCAAACAGTTTTACAGGGTAACAGCGCTGCTCTGGGGGTTTTATACCCAGAGTTCCCCCAAACTATGCCATAACCCCAAGGGCTTGAGGTTCAGATAACCCCATTTCCAGGAACTGGGTTTCCTACCTCAATATAACTGCTGCTTTCCCAATCCCTCAGCACCCTGGGTTTTGCCCTGCTGGCTCCTTTCCACATCAGCACTTTCCCTCGAGTGAGCTTGACACTTGTGCCACGATGTACCAAAGGCCCCCACAAACTCAGCGTTGGGGCTCCCATTGGCTTGGGGTCACCCAGCCCTGCGTGCCATGGTAGCATAAAACCTTGGCACAAGGAACCCTAGCAGCCCAATTTGCTCCTCTCCAGACAGCAACATTCAACACTTCTTAGTCATATAAACCAGCGGGCAGTCACTTCTTCCCCCAGGTGATTTTGTACCCCAGAGCCACAGCTTGCAATTTTAGGAAGTAGAAATGCAACTTCACGGCTGGTCTGGTTTGCAGTCAAGCTCAGCATGAGCTGTGAGTGCACACCATGCATCCACATGCTTACCAATAGCAGGTAACacccaaacagcagcagtgcagtgcaagcAGTGCTCCCAGCCCACATTTGGACCACAGAGATCCTCTTTAGCCTGCCTCAATGTGCTAAACTAGCAGAAAGCCCAACAGCTCCTTGGGCTCTGGGCTGTACTCACGGGCTGACTGCTAACCCAGAGCTGGGTTATACTTCTGCATAGGAAATAAAACACTCCAGGCGTATGGAAGTTACTGTAGATCTTTATTggagaataatttgttttttttttctaaccagAACAACccagaaagaaattctgaagtaGTTCGTCTTTGGTATCCACACACAGAATTTACATACATTGAAGTGAAAGGAATTAAAATGCAATCTTAGCAACCACAGGTTTGGTTCTCACACCTGCTATCCCAGTTTTACTGAATGATTCTGTACTCATAAAACTGGAGTAAGCAGCGGTGAACCAAACTCtttgtaattaatttctttgcTGGGTTTTTCTGCAAATGTAAGCCACTAATTTCGGTGCGCCTGGACTTCTGCTATTTTCAAGTGATTTATGATCACTGACATGATCTGTTGCTCGTGTTTCTAGATTTGTGAATATTAAACAATGAAATACGCTTTGAAAGTCCTCAAGACTTTTGCTCTGATCTTGCAAACCTCACTCAGGCATAAAACATTACTTGAAATATTGCCTGGGTGGCAACTGGAGTGCTGGGCACCAGGCAGTCAGCAGTGCAATAAATTACTTTGCATAATCTCACAAGTACTGAATTCAGCTAAGGATCCTGggcttcagaaagcagaaaaacccAGAGAAATTGTGTTCACCAGCCAAGAGCCCCCAGgtttttttaaggaaatgataaacaaaaatcagaagggGGTTTCATCTCCTGCAAGTATGTTTGTGGCATGGCACTCCTGAACATCAACAACAAGATTTACAGCGGCATCAGAGGAAAAGGTAAAGCTACTCGTTGTCtgggaaagaaaaccagaaagccATAAGAGAGAATGTGTGCACCTGTGAGCTTGGGAAACTACAACGCAGAGGAACTTTCCATAACAGTAAGGCACAAGAGAGGTCACTAAGGTTCCCTGGCTCAGCACACCGACAACTTTGTACTCAAATgctacagaagaaatgaaagtattGCCAGCTAATAGTAATGTCACAAATTTCTTGTTAGGCTGAAGTCCAGGTTTTGGAAGACCCTGTCTTCTCAATGATTTGCTGATATGGGGCCATGCTGTGCAATCCTGACTCAGGCAAAACTCTCGGTGGCGTCAGTGGGACCAGGATCTGTCCATTGGTATAACACGTAGCATTACCAGCCAGCCACAGAACCAGCCGCCCACCTCCGAGATGAAAATTCAGAGTCCAAAAAGCACTCTGTAGATGAAAGATCACGACTGCAAAGCACTGTCCTTCAATGCCTACACATCTGTCTTACAGGGACAGAGAAGGTGAGAGCTTTGAGTTTCACCTTCACGTGAAATCAGAGGTTTCACCCAGGCCACTTTGCATTGCTCTGCGCACAGGGAAACCCTACTGCACTGTCATGTAGTTCAACTGCATTGACTTTTCATCTTTGGACTGATGCACCCATTTGCACCAGTAGAACAAATGGACCTtctacattttcttgttttccaaagGGGTGGTTCAGTTTTGAGAAGTACCAATGCAGGCCCCCAAACATTTTCTAGCGGCATAAACAGCTCTACAGACAGAGCAAAGACATACACAAGGCATGAGCTCTAGAAAGCAGTCCTACTGGAAAGGTCTTGCCAACACTTAGAGGCGAGGGCACCCTCACCCAACACTGCAGTTGGCCACGGCTACACTACGGTTTGTCCATTTCAGGCTGTGAGATGAAAGTCACCTCGTGCTGAGGCTGTAACAGCACAGACATTGGGTGCTGGGCCCCAGGACAAAGCAAGTTTCACTCAGCACTCAGCCACGGTGTGCTGGAGGCGGACAATAAAACCCCAAGTCAACTCTGGGCCGGGTTTCCTCTGTACTCAGTGCTCGTGGTGGAGCATTGAGTATACGAGGACCGGACCCAAGACGTGCAGCTTAAAGCCCTTCAACAGAGAGAGCGTGGTTTAACACATACGTATCATTGTCTTCATCTTCTAGCAGCAGCTTCTCTAGGGGCAGTGTGCCGATGACCCTGCGGGCGTCCTCCAGCTCCTGCGGGGCCGGCTcagggatggagatgggcaGGGGCACAAATTGCGGCGTGGGGAGCGTGGAAGAGGCCGGCTGGTACTGCAGGGTgggggctggcagtgctgagaggGGCTGCGCCCACGGGAAGTAGGTGATGGGTGGCTGCTGCTCCGTCACCTCCAGCTGGGGCACCACGGCCGGGGTGCTGCTTCGGGGCTGGTGGGAAGGAGAGACATTGGACAGAATAAAACCATTGGCCATAGGGTGGGGCGCGGGGAGGACGGGAAACGAGGGGAAGGATGCTCAGTCTCACTTTGAACATCCCTTTTCCTGTCTCTCTGGGGAAGCTTTACACCCAAGGTGACAGTTTTCCCACGCTGGCTCCCATGAGAGCAGTGGCTGTGGGTGTCCCAGGTGCTCGCGGGCAGTAGCTTGTGCTCATGACGAGTTCCCTTCAGCTTTCTGTTCCCAGTCCCACCCTCGCTGCAAGGCCACGAGACAGCTTTGCTCTGCGCTGAATGCTGCCTTCTTTGGCAGCATTTTCTTACCAAGCCATTTTCCTGGCATGTCCAGTGGGTGTTTCCCAGAATTCCcttcacttctgtttgtttttgctttgtttttttttttctttccaaatatttgGAATTAAATAGTGAAGAATCCCATGAAGACTGCACAGACCTCTGGAGGGACAGCTTCcttcccatccctgaaggcactcagggccaggtgggatggggccctgggtagcctgaaccaatgggtggcagccctgcctgtggcagagggttggaactgggtgatctttgagtgccaacctgagccattctatgattctaagtacTTGATTTGACAACGGTGTTTATGGGCCATAGAGTAAATCCACTCAGAACTACAGCTTTCTCAGCTACTGCAAATCCAAGATGAAGAACCCCTACTTGGAACCGATGACAACAGTAAGCTGAACACTCCCCATTAACATTCCTGAGCTGCAAACAATACTCCCTGACAATAAATACCGTCCACAGAGCCAAACAAACTCAAGGCAATGGCAGCCCTGTTGCTGACATGGTGGGAGATGACTCATTTCTCAGGACAGCAGCAAGAACAGGCTGTATCAGCAACATGAAAAGTGCTGAAGGAGTGTGGAGAGCTGGAGAAATGGCAGAGGAGTCTCCAATTTCAAAGCAACTTCAAAGCTCTCCTATGCCCAAGAAGGGGCTACACTATGAGAATACATGCAAGAATGAGTTGCATGACAATAATTAAATCATATGAGTTCCATCCTGCACTCCCCATTGAGGCTTTTTGGAAGGTGGGGAATTTGCCATCATTTATAGTCAGGTGCCTTTGACTTACCGCGAAATTGGTGATCAGTGGCTGAGAAGCATAAGTCAGTACAGACGAAGGCCCAACCAACGTGTAACTGGGACACATAGGCTGGATGTACATGTCTGCAGTGTAAGGACAGCTGGCTGCTTCGTGGGACACGTAGTCGGGGTAAGTGGTCCACTGAGTCAGAGGCTGCAGGGATGAGGGAGAGGGCTGGGAGAGCCAGCTGGAACACAGTGCTCCTTCCTCTGCGCTGGGCAGTGGAGGGGCAGCAGCATCCACATCGATACACGGCTGGCCTGGAAGACAGGAGGGGATCACAGCTCAGTTCTGTGTGGCTTTCCCTGCAGCGGGGCTGAGAAACAGGTAGAAAATCAAGGAAGTATTACCCATTGGTGTGTAGGAAGGGAGGGGCTGGTGGGGCAAAACGAcctagaaaagagaagaaaaatatccaaGGATTAATACCATAAGCAGCTCCCTGTCTCCATTCAGCCAAATCAATGGCGGCTGAAGCTGCCCAGAACTGTAAAggtgaaaatgtatttattccaTAGAAGGcaatgggttggaagggacctttaagaccataTACTTCCAACCCAattgctataggcagggacaacTCCCAGGTCGCTCAAAACATGGTCTTCATTTACATCTGACTTACATAttgcatttaaaacatatttcatagTATCTCCAGGTAACGAGAGGTTCCCCTATCTCTGAACACTCTGGTGATACAAAGATTTCTCTCATTGCACAAAGCGGTGCGAGGGCCTCCCAGCCACCCAACCAAGCTTTGctcctgcatttctttctccctcctaccgttgtggctgctgctgcagtggcatTATGAACATTTCCCCGTTTCCTTTTCAATAGCTCCTTCACTGGCTCTTTGACGCGGACCCCTTGGTAGGGGCGAGGCTGCGGCTGTTGTTCTGAAGCAGAagctgtaaaaaagaaaaggaaacaaagagacAGGTGGTGTTTATTGTCTTTTCTTGACCCGTTTTCCTGCAGAACACTCCTACATGATGCACTTTCCCTTTGGGCTGTCTGCTTCCTGTTGCTCCTGTGCCACAGGTGTGCAGTGCAGTGATTTACAAAACCTGGAGGGCAAACGGGTCCAAGTGAACCTGCAGGCTGGTTGATGAGAGATTCGGGAGAAATATGCTATGGTTTAAACGtgttatttaaaagcaaacagaaccaAACGTGAAGAGCATCCCCACTTGGACAGCCATTGCAGCCATCTCTCATTGGACACGTGTGCCCCAGGGCTTTTGGAAGCAGGCAGGGAGGGCTCAGCAAGGTAAATGATGAGACAACGAGAGCAGAGCAAACACCATTCTTCATCGGCAGATATTATCACCCAACATTACACACAGTGTCATTGGAGGCAGTTTAGAGCAGGAGACCACAGGATAGCAAAGCTCAGGAAGGCcctgtgttttcagaagcactgaTAGCAAGACTTGCTGCTGCCCCTTCAATCTGTAAGCATGTCAGTTGGTAAGTTTCCATTTCTGAGGACTGCAGTTGGCTTTATGAAGAAGCCCAGCTGGATATCCAGCTCAAATCGTCCATGAAAAGCACCATCCCAGTAGGAAGCGTTGATTCAGATTTACGATCTGTGCTTTGCactgcagaacaaaatgaaaaactgagtcTAAAATCACAGGAGAACCTCAAAAACGTTTGACAGAGTTAACTTTTCTGCTGGGACTCCTTTTAAAAACGAAATCCTTACTTTCCCTCAGCTTTGCAATACCACCAGTTTGCTCTTTCAGCCCCACCACATACCATTTAATCACAAAATCTTCAGAGGCCATTATAAATACTTCTGGCAGCAGATAACACCACAGTTATGCGTGGAACTGCTCTCTTTGTTTGTTACCCTTATGCATATAGGGAAAATTCCATGCTTTGGAGCAATAGCTGAAGCAGAGCTGATTTCTCAGCCTTTGCCTAATGTGCACTTGCCCTCTCTGACCATTCCTTGTGGAACTTCAAAGCAGGTTGCCTGCATTCTCACAGCTCCTGTGGCTTTGGAGATGCAGTCAGCACAGGGAATGAAAGTCACTTTGTTTAATACAGCTCTGCTTTTACAATGTTAATTGGCATTAATTTCTCTGAACACTAATTAAAGGCAGtgccacacagcactgtgctgcgGGCTGCACTGATAACTCTGAAAACGAGCTGAATACAGGACAGGTCTGAAATGAAACCCATCCCAAAGGTGCTTCTGGCTCTTGCATGACATTGATTTGGAAGCGACGCATTGCTACCTTACCAAGAATGTCTCACAACTGGGTGTTGCTGCTGTTCATGGCGAGCAAAACCATCGGCTCTGCCCAAAGCCAGCATGCTGTAGGGTGCACGAGGGGCAGAACGTCCCCCTGGCAAAGCCCTGTCCACACTGCCCTCACAGCtcctccctgcagggctgggtggggAAGGATGGCGGTTTCTGGCTCCAGGTTTGGGGGATGGGAGAGAAGAAATTTACTGTAAAAGCTGACAAATATACCTATTCACAGTTTCCGGTGTAAGCAGagtaaccaaaaaaaaaaaaagaaaaaaaaaagataagaaataaaaccaaagtcTGCATGACATATTTCGGTTCCCCCCAAGCTGAcctccagaaataaaaataatgctagcacagctgct from the Lagopus muta isolate bLagMut1 chromosome 22, bLagMut1 primary, whole genome shotgun sequence genome contains:
- the POU2AF1 gene encoding POU domain class 2-associating factor 1 isoform X2 codes for the protein MGQPCIDVDAAAPPLPSAEEGALCSSWLSQPSPSSLQPLTQWTTYPDYVSHEAASCPYTADMYIQPMCPSYTLVGPSSVLTYASQPLITNFAPRSSTPAVVPQLEVTEQQPPITYFPWAQPLSALPAPTLQYQPASSTLPTPQFVPLPISIPEPAPQELEDARRVIGTLPLEKLLLEDEDNDTILHIYAAKGMRAFTLAAAERMKELRRLDAKEHRGKTPLLVAVTARQPAIVHDLIQAGADVNAVDNKGQSALHLAATYGYAQVLQVILSQGLPLDLEMKDFEGHTPLHCAVLAHNTLLRDRGRLALPEQQSEELQHQSWELETCVQQLVQAGASIYSRDVKSNKTVLHYTVQDGNVSLLRYFLELNAFKSKDFINSKAHGNTALHMAAALHGDKNQKEIIQLLLDHGADPSIRNLDNDQPIHMAPSGKAGDQVRHLLKRGKVTSTFISCCRNARS
- the POU2AF1 gene encoding POU domain class 2-associating factor 1 isoform X1; the protein is MHWQKSSASEQQPQPRPYQGVRVKEPVKELLKRKRGNVHNATAAAATTVVLPHQPLPSYTPMGQPCIDVDAAAPPLPSAEEGALCSSWLSQPSPSSLQPLTQWTTYPDYVSHEAASCPYTADMYIQPMCPSYTLVGPSSVLTYASQPLITNFAPRSSTPAVVPQLEVTEQQPPITYFPWAQPLSALPAPTLQYQPASSTLPTPQFVPLPISIPEPAPQELEDARRVIGTLPLEKLLLEDEDNDTILHIYAAKGMRAFTLAAAERMKELRRLDAKEHRGKTPLLVAVTARQPAIVHDLIQAGADVNAVDNKGQSALHLAATYGYAQVLQVILSQGLPLDLEMKDFEGHTPLHCAVLAHNTLLRDRGRLALPEQQSEELQHQSWELETCVQQLVQAGASIYSRDVKSNKTVLHYTVQDGNVSLLRYFLELNAFKSKDFINSKAHGNTALHMAAALHGDKNQKEIIQLLLDHGADPSIRNLDNDQPIHMAPSGKAGDQVRHLLKRGKVTSTFISCCRNARS
- the POU2AF1 gene encoding POU domain class 2-associating factor 1 isoform X4, with the translated sequence MHWQKSSASEQQPQPRPYQGVRVKEPVKELLKRKRGNVHNATAAAATTVVLPHQPLPSYTPMGQPCIDVDAAAPPLPSAEEGALCSSWLSQPSPSSLQPLTQWTTYPDYVSHEAASCPYTADMYIQPMCPSYTLVGPSSVLTYASQPLITNFAPRSSTPAVVPQLEVTEQQPPITYFPWAQPLSALPAPTLQYQPASSTLPTPQFVPLPISIPEPAPQELEDARRVIGTLPLEKLLLEDEDNDTSWSH
- the POU2AF1 gene encoding POU domain class 2-associating factor 1 isoform X3, whose protein sequence is MHWQKSSASEQQPQPRPYQGVRVKEPVKELLKRKRGNVHNATAAAATTVVLPHQPLPSYTPMGQPCIDVDAAAPPLPSAEEGALCSSWLSQPSPSSLQPLTQWTTYPDYVSHEAASCPYTADMYIQPMCPSYTLVGPSSVLTYASQPLITNFAPRSSTPAVVPQLEVTEQQPPITYFPWAQPLSALPAPTLQYQPASSTLPTPQFVPLPISIPEPAPQELEDARRVIGTLPLEKLLLEDEDNDTYVLNHALSVEGL